A window of the Isosphaera pallida ATCC 43644 genome harbors these coding sequences:
- a CDS encoding alpha/beta hydrolase, translating into MNQSVITREVGLTVSGLKHPLQGRWFLPGSPHAQPDRPSAVVVVVHGLGEHQGRYQELARRLVENLGAAVLTYDQRGHGLSPGPRGVVNRWEENLDDLELAVHKARQQAHGAPLFVLGHSQGGLIALTWTLDHVNGSSDLRGLVVSNPALAIKVPVLRWQRWAADWLKAWPRITLGTPLTPDQLTRDPERQAAHRADRLVHNRINAPLFLGMIERGPALVARAQEFGVPLLMILGGADPVIEPATSLAFFEAVGTADKTLIHEPNALHEPLNDLNRNALFDQVTTWIRARVPIRQATDAISR; encoded by the coding sequence GTGAACCAATCGGTCATCACCCGGGAGGTTGGTTTGACGGTTTCGGGTCTCAAACATCCTCTTCAGGGTCGATGGTTCCTCCCGGGGTCTCCCCACGCCCAACCCGACCGGCCCTCGGCGGTGGTCGTGGTGGTTCATGGACTGGGAGAGCATCAGGGACGTTATCAGGAGTTGGCCCGTCGTTTGGTAGAGAACCTAGGGGCGGCGGTTCTCACCTACGACCAGCGCGGTCATGGCCTCAGCCCCGGACCCCGTGGCGTGGTGAACCGCTGGGAGGAGAACCTCGACGATCTGGAACTGGCGGTTCACAAAGCGCGGCAGCAAGCCCACGGCGCGCCTTTATTCGTCCTGGGTCACTCCCAGGGCGGTCTGATCGCTCTAACCTGGACGCTAGATCACGTCAACGGCTCTTCCGATTTGCGGGGTCTGGTGGTGAGCAACCCGGCGTTGGCGATCAAGGTGCCGGTCCTGCGCTGGCAACGCTGGGCGGCGGATTGGCTCAAAGCTTGGCCACGCATCACGCTGGGCACGCCGTTGACGCCGGACCAACTGACCCGCGATCCCGAGCGTCAAGCGGCCCATCGAGCCGATCGGTTGGTTCACAACCGCATCAACGCCCCTCTCTTTCTTGGGATGATTGAGCGGGGGCCGGCGCTCGTCGCGCGAGCCCAAGAATTTGGCGTCCCGTTGTTGATGATCCTCGGCGGAGCCGATCCCGTCATCGAACCTGCCACTAGCCTCGCGTTCTTTGAGGCGGTCGGGACGGCTGACAAGACTCTGATTCACGAACCCAACGCGCTTCATGAACCCCTGAACGACCTGAACCGAAACGCTCTCTTTGATCAAGTCACCACCTGGATACGCGCTCGCGTTCCCATCCGCCAAGCAACCGACGCGATTTCTAGGTGA
- a CDS encoding alpha/beta fold hydrolase has product MARRQGTHRFDDASLGTWPRTWACCRPGLFLVALTLATAPGCASLRRFADRDLAPCRESFAETADGWRLGVRRYRPARPDPGKLPVVLCHGLGLNATFWTITDNHLPGQLAGNGYEVFVFDLRGSGGSHRIGHLGQVNRVLREAPVPELGNGDWTVDDLVRYDIPAILDHVRRLTGHERINWVGHSLGGMMMYPFLEIGDRPERIHTYVGMGAPALLAIAPQTPMLRANRALQTLTRGVSTSRMARPMQLLRPPGLGKVDRFYFNADNVDRRTISRFYGYTLEDLGRGALKQLEVYLATGHLVSADGSIDYALLLPRIETPTLLIAGEGDIMADVPSTLMTLNGLSSPDKTLWVYGRKHGHVDDYGHCDLVWSRHAPREIFPELIDWLDARQPGATISDHLQRRNFGNRELVGPLPPPAQPHPRE; this is encoded by the coding sequence ATGGCGCGAAGACAGGGGACCCATCGGTTTGACGACGCATCTTTGGGGACGTGGCCGCGGACTTGGGCGTGCTGCCGTCCTGGTCTCTTTCTGGTAGCTTTGACGCTGGCGACCGCGCCTGGCTGCGCGAGTCTGAGACGGTTCGCCGACCGCGACTTGGCTCCCTGCCGAGAGTCGTTCGCCGAAACGGCCGATGGTTGGCGGTTGGGAGTCAGGCGTTATCGTCCCGCCCGTCCCGACCCTGGCAAGCTGCCGGTGGTTCTCTGCCACGGTCTGGGACTCAACGCCACGTTTTGGACCATCACCGACAATCACCTCCCTGGCCAGCTAGCGGGCAACGGCTACGAGGTCTTCGTGTTTGACCTACGCGGCTCGGGCGGCAGCCATCGGATTGGTCATCTCGGACAGGTCAACCGCGTGCTACGCGAAGCGCCCGTTCCCGAACTGGGCAACGGCGATTGGACCGTGGACGACCTGGTGCGCTACGATATCCCAGCCATCCTCGACCACGTCCGCCGGCTTACCGGCCACGAACGGATCAACTGGGTCGGCCATAGCCTGGGCGGGATGATGATGTATCCTTTTCTGGAAATAGGAGATCGTCCCGAACGTATTCACACCTATGTTGGCATGGGCGCGCCCGCGCTGTTGGCCATCGCCCCCCAAACCCCAATGCTCCGCGCCAACCGCGCTTTGCAAACCCTGACGCGCGGCGTCAGCACGTCCCGCATGGCCCGCCCCATGCAATTGCTCAGGCCACCGGGACTCGGCAAGGTCGATCGGTTCTATTTCAACGCCGACAATGTGGATCGCCGCACCATCTCCCGGTTCTACGGCTACACCCTGGAGGACTTGGGCCGAGGGGCGCTGAAGCAACTGGAAGTCTATCTCGCCACCGGCCACCTCGTCTCCGCTGACGGCTCGATCGACTACGCCTTGCTCCTGCCGCGCATTGAAACCCCCACCCTGCTGATCGCCGGCGAGGGGGATATCATGGCCGACGTCCCCAGCACCCTCATGACCTTGAATGGCCTGTCAAGCCCTGACAAGACCTTATGGGTTTACGGTAGAAAACATGGTCATGTCGATGACTATGGCCACTGCGACCTGGTTTGGAGCCGTCACGCCCCCCGCGAGATCTTTCCCGAACTGATCGACTGGTTGGACGCCCGCCAACCTGGAGCGACCATCAGCGACCACCTCCAGCGCCGCAATTTCGGCAACCGCGAACTGGTTGGCCCTTTGCCGCCTCCTGCCCAGCCCCATCCCCGCGAGTGA
- a CDS encoding citrate/2-methylcitrate synthase encodes MSQSPVEVYYPGLEGVIAAETAIANIEGKEGSGGLEYRGYRIEDLAGAVSYEEAAYLLLHGDLPTPTQLAEFKARLVQSRSLPDPVLTLLKSLPPQTNTMDVLRTAVSVLSHFDPEINTPVTDHAANVRKAERLIAQMPLVIAGFERISHGQEVLSSRDDLDLSANFLYAVSGRVPSKEMVAAFDLSLVLYAEHELNASTFAARVTVSTLSDLHSGIIAAIGTLKGNLHGGANEEAWKVLEAVGSPDHAKQWVHDALARKERIMGFGHRVYKNGDPRAAILTKHCQVLAEQTGNQHWESIAHTIESVVVDQKKLPPNVDWPSARLYHYLGLRIETYTPIFAMARTAGWSAHIIEQLDHNRLMRPRARYIGPPNRPVTPLNQRG; translated from the coding sequence ATGAGTCAATCCCCTGTGGAGGTGTATTATCCCGGTTTGGAGGGGGTGATCGCCGCGGAAACAGCGATTGCGAACATCGAAGGTAAGGAAGGCAGCGGCGGGTTGGAATACCGGGGCTATCGCATCGAGGATCTCGCCGGAGCCGTCTCCTACGAGGAAGCGGCCTACTTGTTGTTGCACGGCGACCTGCCCACCCCCACCCAACTCGCCGAGTTCAAAGCCCGGTTGGTTCAATCCCGCTCCTTGCCCGATCCGGTGCTGACCTTACTCAAATCGCTGCCGCCCCAGACCAACACGATGGACGTGCTGCGGACGGCCGTGAGCGTGCTATCTCACTTCGACCCCGAGATCAACACTCCCGTGACCGATCACGCAGCCAACGTCCGTAAAGCGGAGCGGCTGATCGCGCAAATGCCGTTGGTCATCGCCGGCTTCGAGCGGATCAGCCACGGCCAGGAGGTCCTCTCTAGCCGCGACGACTTGGACCTGTCGGCTAACTTCCTCTACGCCGTCTCGGGTCGCGTTCCCAGCAAGGAGATGGTCGCGGCGTTCGACCTGTCGCTGGTTCTCTACGCCGAGCATGAACTCAATGCCTCGACCTTCGCGGCCCGAGTCACGGTCTCCACCTTGTCGGACCTGCACTCGGGAATCATCGCGGCCATCGGCACCCTCAAGGGCAACCTCCACGGCGGAGCCAACGAGGAAGCCTGGAAGGTCCTGGAGGCGGTCGGTTCACCCGACCACGCCAAGCAGTGGGTCCATGACGCCCTCGCTCGCAAAGAGCGGATTATGGGCTTCGGCCACCGAGTTTACAAAAATGGCGACCCGCGCGCCGCCATCCTCACCAAGCATTGTCAGGTGTTGGCCGAGCAAACTGGTAACCAACACTGGGAGTCGATTGCCCACACCATCGAGTCGGTCGTGGTCGATCAAAAGAAACTGCCGCCCAACGTCGACTGGCCTAGCGCTCGTCTCTATCATTATTTGGGTCTGCGGATCGAGACCTATACCCCGATCTTCGCCATGGCCCGCACCGCCGGCTGGTCGGCCCACATCATCGAACAACTCGACCACAACCGCTTGATGCGTCCCCGCGCCCGTTACATTGGTCCCCCCAACCGTCCGGTCACTCCTCTGAACCAACGAGGCTGA
- a CDS encoding class I SAM-dependent methyltransferase, with protein sequence MKSPVAPPLSQTVRVSQTVRGSWTVPEPNASGIPSSRSPSDTAQPPASLQRRLKNQAKRGLRRLFEWGQRVGVDILPRHFYSEVPDIRTLRQDQTWRAPRSMVGVHGTAIDSQFEFVASCCFGPEGIQSQLASGAIYRDACDDNGEPGFSATDAEFLHAFIRSIRPRRVIQIGCGVSTAVMLRAAHASGYVLEIRCIEPYPTPFLIEAHRRGELELVAKPAQTVSLETLTDLGDHGLLFVDSTHTVKPGSEVNRLILEALPRLRPGTWVHFHDIYFPYDYQRGLLDDELFFCNETALLLAFLTGNDSYRIRASLSMLHHADATRLARCLPRYTPAPCEQGLRTGPGDFPASIYLEVIERTEAGLG encoded by the coding sequence ATGAAGTCCCCGGTTGCCCCACCGCTGTCCCAAACGGTTCGCGTGTCCCAAACGGTTCGCGGTTCGTGGACGGTGCCTGAACCCAACGCTTCGGGAATCCCATCCTCTCGGTCCCCTTCGGACACAGCCCAGCCGCCAGCGTCGCTTCAGCGTCGGCTCAAAAACCAGGCCAAGCGGGGTCTCCGCCGGCTCTTCGAGTGGGGTCAACGAGTGGGGGTGGACATCCTGCCCCGTCACTTCTATTCCGAGGTGCCCGACATCCGGACGCTTCGCCAGGACCAGACCTGGCGCGCGCCGAGGTCGATGGTCGGAGTCCACGGGACCGCAATCGACTCTCAATTCGAGTTCGTAGCGTCGTGCTGCTTCGGACCGGAGGGGATTCAGTCGCAACTGGCCAGCGGCGCGATTTACCGCGACGCCTGCGACGACAACGGCGAACCGGGCTTCAGCGCCACCGACGCCGAGTTTCTTCATGCCTTCATCCGTTCGATTCGTCCCCGCCGGGTGATCCAGATTGGCTGCGGGGTCTCCACCGCCGTCATGCTGCGGGCCGCCCACGCCTCGGGATACGTGTTGGAGATTCGCTGCATCGAGCCCTACCCCACACCATTTCTAATCGAAGCCCATCGTCGGGGCGAACTCGAACTGGTGGCCAAACCGGCTCAGACCGTGTCGCTGGAGACCTTGACCGATCTTGGCGACCACGGCCTCCTCTTTGTCGATTCCACGCACACCGTCAAACCAGGCAGTGAGGTCAACCGTCTCATCCTAGAAGCGCTCCCACGGCTTCGGCCGGGTACCTGGGTGCATTTCCACGACATCTATTTTCCCTACGACTACCAGCGCGGTTTGCTCGACGACGAGTTATTCTTCTGCAACGAAACCGCCCTTCTGCTGGCGTTTCTCACCGGCAATGATTCCTATCGGATCCGAGCTTCGCTGAGCATGTTGCATCATGCCGACGCCACGCGGTTGGCGCGATGCCTGCCCCGTTACACCCCAGCACCCTGCGAGCAGGGTCTGAGAACCGGACCAGGCGACTTCCCGGCGTCGATCTACCTCGAAGTGATCGAGCGGACCGAGGCTGGACTGGGCTGA
- a CDS encoding class I SAM-dependent methyltransferase, producing MLERTPEPELMDTDEEVSTYDAMDHSKVNARFAEDFLAFHGPCQGGEILDVGTGTALIPIEIARRDSRARIVAVDLASRMIARARHHVETAGLSSRIRCEVQDAKAFDQTQWRHYEAVISNSIVHHLADPRAVLAAMAGMVAPGGTLFVRDLVRPDSEEQVNDLVETYAADEPEFARALFGASLRAAFTLAEIDAMRRELGLTGGTLVMSSDRHWTWSWRRDP from the coding sequence ATGCTCGAACGCACTCCCGAACCTGAATTAATGGACACCGACGAAGAGGTGTCCACTTATGACGCGATGGACCATTCCAAAGTCAACGCACGCTTCGCTGAGGATTTTCTGGCGTTTCACGGTCCTTGTCAGGGCGGGGAGATTCTCGACGTGGGGACCGGCACCGCGCTCATTCCCATTGAGATCGCCCGGCGCGACTCCCGCGCCCGGATCGTCGCGGTTGACTTGGCCTCGCGGATGATCGCCCGCGCTCGTCACCATGTCGAAACAGCCGGCCTGAGCAGCCGGATTCGCTGCGAGGTCCAAGACGCCAAAGCGTTTGATCAGACGCAGTGGCGTCATTATGAAGCGGTGATTTCCAACTCCATTGTGCATCACCTTGCCGATCCCCGCGCCGTGCTGGCAGCGATGGCCGGTATGGTGGCTCCCGGCGGCACCCTGTTTGTACGCGATCTGGTTCGACCCGACTCGGAGGAGCAGGTCAACGATCTCGTCGAGACTTACGCCGCCGACGAGCCGGAGTTCGCCCGCGCCTTGTTCGGTGCCTCGCTTCGTGCCGCGTTCACCCTCGCCGAGATCGACGCAATGCGCCGGGAACTGGGCTTAACCGGAGGAACTCTGGTCATGTCTTCGGATCGACATTGGACTTGGTCCTGGAGACGCGACCCGTGA
- a CDS encoding diguanylate cyclase, producing the protein MTHSDEATQPHQGRERVQEEGAEDKPTPGLLVQHGGLMGQLIRLNPGVSLIGRDARHPIWFRSLAVSRDHARIHVRDDAVILQDLKSRNGTYLRGHRLGPEPVKLRENDIICISPEVRLKFLHHSPRSLKHHEEMFNKVVRDDLTGLYNRMYVVEMLEGERDRNAYRGLGLALALIDLDRFKSINDTYGHQVGDQVLIELGGLLCELIPPPGFSARLGGEEFLSVYPAESLEFACRLAETIRIRVANQPFGMQTLGFPLHLTTSIGLLFLELTETRQPDDRSEHWITRADGLLYRAKAMGRDQVMAGINRPDYWSALDNVSGEVSFSKAPGVSQARDEDPAT; encoded by the coding sequence ATGACCCACTCGGACGAGGCGACCCAGCCGCACCAGGGGCGGGAACGGGTTCAGGAGGAGGGAGCGGAGGATAAACCGACTCCGGGATTGCTGGTGCAGCATGGCGGTTTGATGGGCCAGTTGATTCGTTTGAATCCCGGGGTCTCGCTCATTGGCCGCGACGCGCGTCACCCGATCTGGTTCCGTTCGCTGGCCGTCTCCCGCGACCACGCGCGGATTCATGTGCGCGACGACGCCGTGATCCTCCAAGACCTCAAAAGCCGCAACGGTACCTATCTCCGTGGTCACCGCCTAGGACCCGAGCCGGTCAAGCTCCGCGAGAACGACATCATCTGCATTTCGCCCGAGGTCCGCCTCAAATTCCTCCACCACAGCCCGCGCTCACTCAAGCATCACGAAGAGATGTTCAACAAAGTGGTGCGTGATGATTTGACAGGTCTTTATAACCGAATGTATGTCGTGGAGATGTTAGAGGGGGAACGGGATCGCAACGCTTACCGCGGCCTGGGTTTGGCCTTGGCGTTGATCGACCTGGATCGTTTCAAGTCGATCAACGACACGTATGGTCATCAGGTGGGCGACCAGGTGTTGATCGAACTGGGAGGATTGCTCTGCGAGTTGATCCCGCCACCGGGATTCTCCGCCCGTTTGGGCGGAGAGGAATTCTTGTCGGTCTATCCGGCCGAATCGTTGGAGTTCGCGTGTCGGCTGGCCGAGACGATCCGCATCCGAGTGGCCAACCAACCCTTTGGAATGCAAACCTTGGGTTTCCCTCTCCATCTCACCACCAGTATTGGTCTACTGTTTTTGGAATTGACCGAAACCCGTCAGCCTGACGATCGCTCGGAACACTGGATCACCCGCGCTGACGGTCTGCTTTACCGGGCCAAAGCGATGGGACGTGACCAAGTGATGGCTGGAATCAATCGTCCTGACTATTGGAGCGCGCTCGACAACGTCAGTGGGGAGGTCAGCTTTTCCAAGGCTCCGGGGGTGAGTCAAGCCCGCGATGAGGATCCCGCAACTTGA
- a CDS encoding SDR family NAD(P)-dependent oxidoreductase, which translates to MTPSVAPPFPAPLSDPSAFQRLFSLTGRRALVTGGSKGLGAAMARALALAGCDVVIAARHREDLDAAARDIGRDAPGRCGFVVADLVQRDQAEHLARAASELFGPIDILVNNAGINRVGAIDQVRDEDWDTVRALNLDTPMVLSRALVDPMKRQGWGRVVMVSSIFGAVSRPARSTYSATKAALLGLTRSMALDLAAFGVTVNALLPGPFETPLTAALHPDPAARAWFTDRVPLGRWGQPAELAGPLLLLVSDAGSYITGTTLAVDGGWMAQ; encoded by the coding sequence ATGACTCCATCCGTCGCCCCGCCCTTTCCCGCGCCTCTGTCCGATCCGTCCGCGTTCCAACGCCTCTTCAGCCTCACGGGACGACGCGCCTTGGTCACCGGCGGCTCCAAAGGACTGGGCGCGGCAATGGCCCGCGCGTTGGCGTTGGCCGGGTGCGACGTGGTGATCGCAGCCCGTCACCGCGAGGACCTCGACGCAGCCGCCCGCGACATCGGCCGCGACGCACCGGGACGCTGCGGCTTCGTCGTCGCCGATCTCGTCCAACGCGATCAGGCCGAACACCTGGCACGCGCCGCGTCCGAGCTATTCGGTCCCATCGACATCCTCGTGAACAACGCCGGGATCAACCGGGTCGGCGCGATCGACCAAGTCCGCGACGAGGATTGGGATACCGTTCGCGCCCTCAATCTCGACACGCCGATGGTCCTGTCACGGGCTTTGGTCGATCCCATGAAGCGGCAAGGTTGGGGACGGGTGGTCATGGTCTCCTCCATTTTCGGCGCGGTCAGCCGCCCAGCCCGATCGACCTACAGCGCCACCAAGGCGGCCCTGCTGGGTCTGACCCGTTCGATGGCGCTGGATTTGGCCGCCTTCGGCGTGACGGTCAACGCCCTGTTGCCCGGCCCCTTCGAGACGCCCCTGACCGCTGCCCTTCACCCCGACCCCGCCGCCCGCGCCTGGTTCACCGACCGCGTGCCCCTGGGACGTTGGGGCCAACCCGCTGAACTCGCTGGCCCCTTGCTCCTGCTGGTTTCCGACGCCGGTTCCTACATCACCGGCACCACTCTGGCGGTCGATGGTGGCTGGATGGCTCAATAA
- the tpx gene encoding thiol peroxidase yields MAVLRANEVTMKGNPIYLVGPRLQPGDPAPEFTCLKDDLSVARLADTKGKVRLFNVVPSLDTPVCNVQTRTFAKEVAALGDNVVSFTVSLDLPFAMKRYCTDAQINNLINLSDVHNHSFGTNYGVLIEGLPLALLARAVFVVDASDVIRYVEIVPEIANEPNYAATLDALKQAVS; encoded by the coding sequence ATGGCGGTACTACGCGCCAACGAAGTGACGATGAAGGGCAATCCGATCTACTTGGTCGGTCCGCGTCTTCAACCGGGCGACCCCGCGCCCGAGTTCACCTGCCTCAAGGACGACCTGAGCGTGGCCAGGTTGGCCGATACCAAGGGAAAGGTCCGGCTCTTCAATGTTGTGCCGTCGCTGGACACCCCGGTTTGCAACGTCCAGACCCGCACCTTCGCCAAAGAGGTCGCCGCGCTGGGGGACAATGTCGTGAGCTTCACGGTGAGTCTGGATCTGCCGTTCGCCATGAAGCGGTACTGTACTGATGCTCAGATCAACAACCTGATCAACCTGTCGGACGTCCACAACCACAGCTTCGGCACCAACTATGGGGTGCTGATCGAGGGGCTGCCCCTGGCCCTCTTGGCGCGGGCGGTTTTCGTGGTGGACGCCTCCGACGTAATCCGCTACGTCGAGATCGTTCCCGAAATCGCTAACGAACCCAATTACGCCGCCACCTTAGATGCCCTCAAGCAGGCGGTGAGCTGA
- a CDS encoding UvrB/UvrC motif-containing protein yields the protein MTKSTGSAVDPPAPSSTSVEPAESDTATARPRHVAHSSPSSVIVATRPTDADQNQPESPASIQGSAPESQSTAGVASPSTTDGPASPPVQATISEAGDSEGNQPPSAAGPIVVAHSQLERIRDHIRDFPTGPGVYLMKDARGRVVYIGKAKNLRSRVGSYFQKAAEGDPRIRDWIGEVAQVDYLEAKGEVDAMLMEARLIKDIQPRHNKELKDDKSFPYLQITTHEDFPRVNFTRSPAAKGVKLYGPFPRAGQLRGAIRLLQQVFQFRTCSLDIRENDPRWRWFRPCLLHAIRQCSAPCNLRIDKASYREDIRRLKLVLDGKLDEVVAELQAEMKEAGRNLLFEKAARIRDTLKALQNLNLRGDLNTHAQPEVFHIDPKRGLIGLRKVLELDRTPRRIDGVDIAHLGGDQTVGSLVTFVDGLPFKPGYRRYRIQSVKGIDDYASIREVVSRRILGLREREEPFPDIFLIDGGKGQLNAALAAFRALDEPPPTLISLAKREEIIHRPGEAEPLILSRRSFALRLLQSVRDEAHRFAQHYHHLLRGKKLRDE from the coding sequence ATGACCAAGTCCACTGGGTCCGCCGTCGATCCCCCCGCGCCTTCCTCCACCAGTGTGGAGCCGGCGGAGTCCGACACTGCCACGGCTCGTCCTCGTCACGTTGCCCATTCCTCCCCCTCTTCGGTTATCGTCGCAACTCGGCCCACCGACGCCGACCAAAACCAACCGGAGTCGCCAGCGTCCATTCAAGGGTCGGCTCCGGAGTCGCAATCGACCGCCGGGGTCGCCAGCCCATCCACGACCGATGGTCCCGCCAGTCCACCCGTCCAGGCGACCATCTCGGAAGCCGGGGATTCTGAAGGGAACCAGCCCCCCTCGGCAGCGGGGCCAATCGTCGTGGCCCACTCCCAACTCGAACGGATACGGGACCACATCCGCGACTTTCCCACCGGGCCGGGAGTCTACCTCATGAAGGACGCCCGGGGTCGGGTGGTCTACATCGGCAAGGCCAAAAACCTGCGTTCCCGCGTCGGGTCCTACTTTCAGAAGGCCGCCGAGGGAGACCCACGCATCCGCGACTGGATCGGTGAAGTGGCCCAGGTGGATTACCTGGAGGCCAAGGGCGAGGTGGACGCCATGCTAATGGAGGCCCGGCTCATCAAGGACATCCAGCCCCGCCACAACAAAGAACTCAAAGACGATAAGTCGTTCCCTTACCTTCAAATCACCACCCATGAGGATTTCCCCCGCGTCAACTTCACTCGCTCCCCTGCGGCCAAAGGGGTCAAACTCTATGGCCCGTTCCCCCGCGCGGGCCAACTCCGAGGCGCGATCCGTTTGCTTCAACAGGTGTTCCAGTTTCGCACCTGCTCGCTCGACATCCGTGAGAATGATCCCCGCTGGCGTTGGTTTCGCCCCTGTTTGTTGCACGCGATTCGCCAATGCTCCGCGCCTTGCAACCTGCGGATCGACAAGGCATCCTATCGCGAGGACATCCGCCGTCTCAAGCTGGTGCTGGACGGCAAGCTCGACGAGGTGGTGGCCGAACTCCAAGCCGAAATGAAGGAGGCAGGACGCAACCTGCTGTTCGAGAAGGCCGCCCGAATTCGGGATACCCTCAAAGCGCTTCAAAACCTCAACCTGCGAGGCGACCTGAACACCCACGCCCAGCCCGAGGTCTTCCACATCGACCCCAAGCGCGGTCTCATCGGCTTACGCAAGGTTTTGGAACTGGATCGGACTCCGCGACGCATCGACGGAGTGGATATCGCCCACCTCGGCGGCGACCAGACTGTTGGCTCGCTGGTGACCTTCGTGGACGGCCTGCCGTTCAAGCCGGGCTATCGCCGCTATCGCATTCAGAGCGTCAAAGGGATCGACGACTACGCCTCGATCCGTGAGGTGGTCTCCCGGCGGATTTTAGGTCTACGTGAGCGCGAGGAACCCTTCCCGGACATCTTCCTGATCGACGGTGGCAAGGGCCAACTCAACGCAGCACTGGCCGCCTTCCGCGCCCTTGATGAACCGCCGCCGACCCTGATTTCACTCGCCAAACGTGAGGAAATCATCCATCGTCCCGGCGAGGCCGAACCCCTGATCCTCTCCCGTCGCTCATTCGCCTTGCGTCTGCTTCAGTCGGTGCGCGACGAGGCCCACCGCTTCGCCCAGCATTACCACCACCTGCTTCGCGGCAAGAAGCTACGGGACGAATGA